One stretch of Caloenas nicobarica isolate bCalNic1 chromosome 26, bCalNic1.hap1, whole genome shotgun sequence DNA includes these proteins:
- the TMEM25 gene encoding LOW QUALITY PROTEIN: transmembrane protein 25 (The sequence of the model RefSeq protein was modified relative to this genomic sequence to represent the inferred CDS: substituted 2 bases at 2 genomic stop codons): protein MGCPRGCPGAALARRLLLLSLPALCSAGEAAVGSGTQLWQQHSLQLXPAVGSPAGLGELGPTIDGQALVLCTLREGDSRSFTCQTPRPAPGVTLLWYLDGQRQEANCSATDAASTITLTAQRSNRQLSCSLMDVSSGETHNASILLDVQSGAGQHLTSPVXMWLSRAPGETNPAPGCAAPVPPPGSLPVCCPDKPEILQADAHYQEAEGTGLLLLLFVLVRANPPASITWVAPDGQVMANTSEFLLLGTTHHPGLANHSLHVHLGSVAANFSVSAANSVGVTTASIATAGVTTTSLLPTGLLDARVELPLLGVAVGAALALSALVTLGSCAVGLVCRRAKPVPGAEPEGGSSLLCHGSSSQHPRGTCLPRQSQSLPPNLRLGDLAPEPRASPGEEQSTQPGLQNSLVLSFVQLPMSGRIYKVPSVSSDEIWL from the exons ATGGGGTGTCCCAGGGGCTGCCCGGGGGCTGCCCTTGCCcgccggctgctgctgctcagcctccCGGCGCTCTGCTCGGCAGGTGAGGCTGCAGTGGGGTCTGGCAcacagctctggcagcagcactcGCTGCAGCTCTGACCTGCCGTGGGCTCTCCAGCaggactgggggagctgggtcCCACCATTGACGGGCAGGCACTGGTGCTGTGCACGCTGCGGGAGGGAGACAGCCGCAGCTTCACCTGCCAGACCCCCCGGCCGGCCCCCGGCGTCACATTGCTGTGGTACCTCGATGGCCAGAGGCAGGAGGCGAACTGCTCAGCCACTGATGCCGCCAGCACCATCACTCTCACTGCCCAGCGCAGCAACCGCCAACTCAGCTGCTCCCTGATGGACGTGAGCTCTGGGGAGACTCACAATGCCTCCATCCTCCTCGACGTGCAGT CCGGAGCAGGACAGCATCTCACCAGTCCTGTGTAAATGTGGCTATCGCGTGCTCCTGGGGAGACAAATcctgctcctggctgtgctgccccTGTCCCTCCACCTGGCTCACTGCCTGTTTGTTGCCCAGATAAGCCGGAGATCCTACAGGCAGACGCCCACTATCAAGAGGCCGAGGGCACCGGGCTACTCCTGCTGCTCTTCGTGCTAGTGCGAGCCAACCCACCCGCCAGCATCACCTGGGTGGCCCCGGATGGGCAAGTGATGGCCAACACCTCCGAGTTCCTTCTCCTGGGCACCACACACCACCCGGGACTAGCCAACCACTCTCTCCATGTCCACCTCGGCAGCGTGGCTGCCAACTTCTCTGTCAGTGCTGCCAACAGCGTGGGCGTCACCACTGCAAGCATTGCCACCGCGGGTGTCACCAccacctccctcctgcccacag GTCTGCTGGACGCCCGCGTGGAGCTGCCCCTCCTGGGCGTTGCTgtgggagcagccctggcactgaGTGCCCTGGTGACCCTGGGCTcctgtgctgtggggctggtgtgCCGCCGCGCCAAGCCGGTGCCAGGTGCAGAGCCAGAGGGAGGGAGCAGCCTGCTGTGCCACGgctccagctcccagcacccTCGGGGCACATGTCTGCCCCGGCAGAGCCAGTCCCTGCCGCCCAACCTGCGCCTCGGTGACCTCGCGCCAGAGCCCAGAG CTTCTCCCGGTGAAGAGCAGAGCACGCAGCCGGGGCTGCAGAACTCCCTGGTGCTCA GTTTTGTGCAGCTCCCCATGTCCGGGCGCATCTACAAAGTGCC
- the TTC36 gene encoding LOW QUALITY PROTEIN: tetratricopeptide repeat protein 36 (The sequence of the model RefSeq protein was modified relative to this genomic sequence to represent the inferred CDS: deleted 1 base in 1 codon) yields the protein MATANDRAVLRTILNPDSPLGDVPAPDQDEEDAQEDKGEVTMRWHWCGDTRARERVPLPGIVVWPWALLHAAAEELFTPALLEQVRDLELQGVSAAESGDVSAALERFSEAIRLLPERASGYNNRAQALRLRGDVAGALRDLDTAIRLSRGRGRTACQSFVQRGLIHRLQGHKEDAQHDWERAAQLGSPFARRQLVLLNPYSALCNQMLGQMLGRLRNPGSTGNE from the exons ATGGCCACGGCGAACGACAGGGCCGTGCTGCGCACCATCCTCAACCCCGACAGCCCACTCGGGGATGTCCCCGCGCCGGACCAGGACGAGGAGGATGCCCAGGAGGACAAAGGTGAGGTAACAATGCGCTGGCACTGGTGTGGGGACACGCGGGCAAGGGAGCGGGTTCCGCTCCCA GGGATCGTGGTGTGGCCATGGGCTCTGCTTCATGCCGCCGCAGAGGAGCTGTTCACGCCGGCGCTGCTGGAGCAGGTCCGggacctggagctgcagggggTTTCTGCTGCTGAGTCAGGGGACGTGAGCGCGGCGCTGGAGCGGTTCAGCGAGGCCATCCGGCTGCTGCCTGAGCGCGCCTCAGGCTACAACAACCGCGCACAGGCCCTGCGGTTGCGCGGAGACGTGGCAG GAGCCCTGCGGGACCTGGACACGGCCATTCGCCTgagccggggccgcggccgcaCCGCCTGCCAGAGCTTCGTGCAGCGCGGGCTGATCCACCGGCTGCAAGGGCACAAGGAGGACGCCCAGCATGACTGGGAGCGGGCAGCgcagctgggcagccccttcGCGCGGCGGCAGCTCGTGCTGCTCAACCCCTACTCTGCGCTCTGCAACCAGATGCTCGGCCAGATGCTGGGGCGGCTGCGCAACCCCGGCAGCACTGGCAACGAGTGA